One segment of Carya illinoinensis cultivar Pawnee chromosome 1, C.illinoinensisPawnee_v1, whole genome shotgun sequence DNA contains the following:
- the LOC122281652 gene encoding putative F-box/FBD/LRR-repeat protein At5g44950, translated as MRKNLSTGKEKKETIAVNQSTSINVVSQAPSVQRKRKRTSFNNVDGSVGPKKKHGRKDLNNLHQRVESMNLITQLPVHIIHYILSLLRNTKDAARTSILSKRWRELWTSFSILKFDQHKIQKEGNLDLKNENFKDFVDNSLKRHLEQKLSICKLVLRITSYDLDLALHMDQWVNLAVENHLKELDLHFFIEKNIHYTLPQSVFAAKTLTGLRLYGCKLKSCGYIKLPHLQKLYMRQVVIDQQTIRNMISGCPLVEDLRFIHCTGLKDLQVSGLLKLDRFEMHHFHGTRKVEITAPNLLTFWYCGNISTRCEIDLVACASLKRLTLEDAYMTDEVFQDRFASFPVLEKLELSKCHQLMNITISSIRLKQLVLRGCKNLMGTDIDTPNLFSFEYKGNKMPFDFTNPLCLKQAKLSFERVGVQRASLEFQLGISDAIWFDRLRQFLKKLKHSNGLKLVVRCKKNIIIHEELREILLPPVCDIKLEIVKPSTRFEDLLDQLLRTWHPETLSIVSSSNSNLPKLAYQKMKYRQKNPSCCTYNTRSNRCWRHFLKDVKYEGPANRRRTSSWMAWLSSERKSLRKNTWLDSPPTVRYQTTTLALFWKS; from the exons ATGAGGAAGAATCTATCTActgggaaagagaaaaaagaaaccaTCGCTGTCAATCAGAGTACCAGCATAAATGTGGTCTCACAGGCACCTAGTGTACAAAGAAAGCGAAAGAGAACTAGTTTCAATAATGTTGATGGGAGTGTTGGCCCAAAAAAGAAGCATGGTAGAAAAGATTTAAACAACCTGCACCAAAGAGTTGAATCCATGAATCTGATCACCCAGTTGCCTGTTCACATCATCCATTACATCCTCTCTCTCCTTCGTAATACAAAAGATGCAGCTCGAACCAGTATCTTGTCCAAAAGGTGGAGAGAGCTATGGACTTCATTCTCCATTTTGAAATTTGACCAACACAAGATTCAAAAAGAGGGAAATCTGGATTTGAAGAATGAGAACTTCAAGGACTTCGTAGACAATTCACTGAAGAGACACCTCGAGCAAAAACTAAGTATATGTAAATTGGTTCTACGTATTACCTCTTATGATTTAGATCTGGCCCTTCATATGGATCAGTGGGTTAATTTGGCTGTCGAAAACCACCTGAAAGAGCTAGATCTCCACTTTTTCATCGAGAAAAACATACATTACACTTTGCCCCAGTCTGTTTTTGCTGCAAAGACATTAACTGGATTAAGGTTATATGGGTGTAAGTTGAAATCTTGTGGTTATATTAAGCTTCCACATCTGCAAAAACTTTATATGCGACAAGTCGTCATTGATCAACAGACAATCAGGAATATGATCTCTGGCTGCCCTTTGGTTGAGGATTTGAGATTCATACACTGCACAGGTTTGAAAGATCTGCAGGTTTCGGGTCTTCTAAAACTTGATAGGTTTGAGATGCACCATTTCCATGGAACAAGAAAGGTTGAAATTACTGCTCCAAATCTTTTAACATTTTGGTATTGTGGGAATATATCCACACGCTGTGAAATTGACTTGGTTGCTTGTGCATCTTTAAAAAGATTGACGTTGGAGGATGCCTACATGACAGACGAAGTTTTTCAAGATCGGTTTGCTAGTTTTCCTGTACTTGAAAAATTGGAGTTAAGCAAATGCCATCAATTGATGAATATAACGATTTCTAGTATACGGCTTAAACAACTGGTCTTGAGAGGATGCAAAAATCTGATGGGGACTGACATAGACACtccaaatcttttttcttttgaatataaGGGTAATAAGATGCCCTTCGACTTTACAAATCCCTTGTGCCTAAAGCAAGCCAAACTATCTTTTGAACGAGTAGGAGTACAGAGAGCTAGCCTTGAATTCCAGCTTGGAATTAGCGATGCTATATGGTTTGATAGATTGAGACAATTTCTTAAAAAGCTCAAGCACTCCAACGGATTAAAATTGGTTGTCCGCTGCAAAAag AATATCATTATTCATGAAGAATTGAGAGAAATCTTGCTTCCTCCGGTTTGCGATATCAAGCTTGAAATTGTCAAACCATCAACACGCTTTGAAGATCTATTAGATCAGTTGTTGAGGACATGGCACCCGGAGACCCTGTCGATAGTGTCGTCTTCCAACAGCAACTTGCCTAAG TTGGCATATCAAAAGATGAAGTACAGACAAAAGAATCCAAGCTGCTGCACATACAACACTCGAAGTAATAGATGCTGGCGGCACTTTCTGAAGGATGTCAAGTATGAAGGACCTGCTAATAGAAGAAGGACATCTAGCTGGATGGCTTGGTTGAGCTCTGAACGGAAGTCACTCAGAAAAAATACTTGGTTAGACTCACCTCCAACTGTGCGGTACCAGACAACTACTTTGGCATTGTTTTGGAAATCTTGA
- the LOC122281622 gene encoding anoctamin-like protein At1g73020 translates to MNGHEEEQTAFEIGVVVPKRSANEENEDCDCVGVLVDEFRKAGLIVERVQGIADEFIKLAAPLETLGRAAAELQLRKRTHIGMDLQFEWEEVEAFVRQPDGSLFSWCERFHCYQHLIYGIVNKSQSTVTLKFEGNEYHWKAGENIVQKLESEHFVKQVFPLHDELKRKNLLKSWALHWWNLTNQPIDEIYSYFGTKIAIYFAFLGMYTQWMLFPAAFAIALQLIDFGSLRLLVLPVFFVGIILWAVIFSQFWKRKNSALLARWQISYSVAVDPGYKLLGMEWSSLQSPGELLRKWGTDKTNEKEVYQKNEWFGYLMRFRNDSIFILSIICLQLPFELAYAHLYEVIGSDIMKFGLTAFYILSIQHFTRVCGKISVKLIKHENNETTEKRADSLVYKVFGLYFMQSYIGIFYHALLHRNFLTLRQVLIQRLLVSQVFENLLENTLPYLKYSYKKYRVRDKKKREKGFSTRKIQFTTRVEKEYMKSSYSASIGEELEDGLFDDFLELALQFGMIMMFACAFPLSFAFAALNNITEIKTDALKLLTMFKRPVPRAATTIGAWLNIFQFLIVLSICTNCALLVWLYDQEGNWSIEPGLAAILVMEHILLLIKFGVSRFVPEEPAWVRASRVKNATQAQDMCSKQLLRTISVGKKVFGVGREGERGK, encoded by the exons ATGAACGGGCACGAGGAGGAACAAACTGCTTTTGAGATCGGGGTTGTGGTTCCGAAGAGGAGTGCAAACGAAGAAAACGAGGATTGTGATTGCGTGGGGGTTCTTGTTGATGAGTTCAGGAAAGCGGGTTTGATTGTTGAGAGAGTCCAAGGCATTGCTGATGAGTTTATCAAG CTGGCAGCACCTTTGGAAACTTTGGGGAGGGCTGCTGCCGAGTTACAGTTAAGGAAAAGGACTCATATTG GGATGGATTTACAATTTGAATGGGAGGAGGTTGAAGCTTTTGTGAGACAGCCTGATGGTTCTTTGTTCAGCTGGTGTGAGCGTTTTCATTGCTACCAGCACTTGATATATGGGATT GTGAACAAGAGCCAGTCAACTGTAAcattgaaatttgaaggaaatgaGTACCATTGGAAAGCTGGTGAAAATATAGTTCAGAAATTGGAATCAGAGCATTTTGTAAAACAAGTCTTTCCTTTGCATG ATGAACTAAAGAGGAAGAATCTCCTTAAAAGTTGGGCGCTGCACTGGTGGAACCTTACGAACCAGCCAATCGAtgaaatttattcatattttgggACAAAG ATTGCAATATACTTTGCTTTCCTTGGAATGTATACTCAATGGATGCTCTTCCCAGCTGCGTTTGCTATCGCTTTACAGCTAATTGATTTTGG GTCGTTGCGGTTATTGGTGCTTCCTGTTTTCTTCGTAGGCATAATACTATGGGCTGTAATCTTTTCCCAGTTCTGGAAACGAAAAAACTCTGCCCTATTAGCCAG GTGGCAGATTAGTTATTCAGTTGCAGTTGACCCGGGATATAAACTTCTAGGCATGGAGTGGAGTTCCCTACAGTCACCTGGGGAACTATTAAGAAAATGGGGGACTGATAAAACAAACGAGAAAGAAGTGTACCAAAAAAATGAGTGGTTTGGATATCTTAtgagattcaggaatgattctatATTCATCTTGAGTATTATATGCCTTCAGTTGCCATTTGAGTTGGCCTACGCTCATCTTTACGAGGTTATCGGGTCTGATATTATGAA gtTTGGGCTGACAGCCTTTTATATTCTTTCCATTCAGCATTTTACAAGGGTGTGTGGTAAGATATCGGTCAAACTCATTAAGCATGAAAACAATGAAACAACAGAAAAAAGGGCTGACAGCTTGGTCTATAAG GTCTTTGGTCTTTACTTCATGCAGTCATATATTGGAATTTTCTATCATGCCCTCTTGCACCGCAATTTTTTGACTCTCCGTCAAGTCTTGATTCAGCGCCTCCTTGTGTCTCAG GTGTTTGAAAATTTGTTGGAAAATACTTTACCCTATCTTAAGTACAGCTACAAAAAATACCGAGTTCG AGACAAGAAGAAACGTGAAAAAGGATTTTCAACAAGAAAGATTCAGTTCACTACTAGGGTAGAGAAAGAATACATGAAATCTTCTTATTCAGCAAGCATTGGTGAGGAGCTTGAGGATGGTCTGTTCGATG ATTTTTTGGAGTTGGCATTGCAGTTTGGAATGATCATGATGTTTGCTTGTGCATTCCCTCTTTCATTTGCCTTTGCTGCTTTG AACAACATTACAGAAATCAAAACTGATGCATTAAAGCTGCTTACCATGTTTAAAAGGCCTGTCCCTCGTGCTGCCACTACAATTGGAGCTTGGCTAAACATTTTCCAG TTCCTGATAGTGTTGTCGATCTGCACAAACTGTGCACTTCTAGTATGGTTATATGATCAGGAGGGGAACTGGAGCATAGAGCCTGGACTTGCAGCAATTCTGGTCATGGAACATATCCTCCTGTTGATTAAGTTTGGAGTCTCCCGCTTTGTTCCTGAG GAACCTGCTTGGGTAAGAGCCAGCCGGGTGAAGAATGCCACACAGGCACAGGATATGTGTTCGAAACAGCTCTTGAGAACCATTTCTGTAGGTAAAAAGGTTTTTGGTgtgggaagagagggagagagaggtaAGTGA
- the LOC122281660 gene encoding jacalin-related lectin 19: MESENTEKEPANGKKKSLISMGPWGGNGGTSWDDGIYDGVREIKLVYDRCIDSIRVVYDKNGKPFTAEKHGGVGGNKTAEIKLQYPHEKLTSVSGHYCPVVRGTSSVIRSLAFKSNKRTFGPFGVEDGTPFTLSMDGGLIVGFNGRSGWYLDAIGFRISRAQTPPFCQRVLKALHLLACTRSSVPKDDEN; the protein is encoded by the exons atg GAAAGTGAGAACACTGAGAAGGAGCCTGCAAATGGAAAAAAGAAGAGCTTAATATCGATGGGACCATGGGGTGGAAATGGTGGGACCAGCTGGGACGATGGGATCTACGATGGAGTGAGAGAAATCAAGCTCGTTTATGATCGTTGCATCGATTCAATCCGTGTGGTCTATGATAAGAATGGTAAACCTTTCACAGCAGAAAAGCACGGAGGTGTTGGAGGCAATAAAACGGCGGAG ATTAAGCTCCAATACCCACACGAGAAACTGACAAGCGTGAGCGGGCACTATTGTCCAGTGGTGAGGGGTACGAGCTCAGTGATCCGATCGCTGGCATTCAAAAGCAACAAGAGAACCTTTGGGCCATTTGGGGTGGAAGATGGGACACCATTTACTTTGTCAATGGATGGAGGATTGATCGTCGGCTTCAATGGTCGGAGCGGTTGGTACCTTGACGCCATTGGCTTCCGTATTTCCCGTGCCCAAACTCCACCATTCTGTCAACGGGTTCTCAAGGCCCTTCATCTGCTCGCTTGCACTCGTTCTTCGGTCCCCAAAGACGACGAAAACTAA